A portion of the Pseudarthrobacter sp. L1SW genome contains these proteins:
- a CDS encoding dihydrofolate reductase family protein, whose translation MPRIQYYVAASLDGFIATPTDDLGWLLQFDGFEGGKESYETFMADVGCIVMGGGTYAWLLEHEPGNWPYQGTPSYVFTHHEYTAPAGSNTTFVRGEVTEFLPDLEQAAGGKNIWVVGGGNLAAQFASAGLLDELILSVIPVVLGDGKRLLPLAGPTPPLELAASRTMGRGIVELRYLLNGHAAS comes from the coding sequence ATGCCACGCATCCAGTACTACGTCGCCGCGTCCCTGGACGGCTTTATTGCCACGCCCACTGATGACCTGGGCTGGCTTTTGCAGTTCGACGGTTTTGAGGGCGGCAAGGAAAGCTACGAGACGTTCATGGCGGATGTTGGCTGCATCGTCATGGGCGGCGGCACCTACGCCTGGTTGCTGGAGCACGAGCCCGGCAACTGGCCGTACCAGGGCACACCCTCCTACGTGTTCACTCACCATGAGTACACGGCTCCGGCAGGTTCCAACACCACCTTCGTCCGCGGCGAAGTCACCGAGTTCCTCCCGGACCTCGAACAGGCCGCAGGCGGGAAGAACATCTGGGTGGTGGGCGGCGGGAACCTTGCCGCCCAGTTCGCCTCAGCCGGGCTGCTCGACGAGTTGATCCTTTCCGTCATTCCGGTCGTGCTGGGGGACGGCAAGCGGCTTCTTCCGCTGGCAGGCCCGACGCCGCCGCTCGAGTTGGCAGCCTCCCGCACCATGGGCCGGGGAATCGTGGAGCTGCGGTACCTTCTGAACGGACACGCCGCCTCCTGA